A single region of the Scyliorhinus canicula chromosome 31, sScyCan1.1, whole genome shotgun sequence genome encodes:
- the LOC119958844 gene encoding RNA-binding protein 4B-like → MVKIFVGNLSRYCSPTELRSMFEKYGEVSECEVVRNYAFVHMEKLSQATRAIKALHRSNVHGAHITVGVANARTRNTTKVFVGNLAEPVSGAAVKELFQRFGRVVDLDVARTFAFVYMEQERQALAAIQALDGTTLQGQNMFVQLSRSNPSQETWGPGQEGGGMPYPPYHRPGPPQPHYAAYYDQPPAYDAYRPMPRGRPFGGQPPVYMEHHQQQQQPHRRPPPPGMMRPGPPQYLRAPPYVNGYGSRLRGY, encoded by the coding sequence ATGGTGAAGATCTTCGTGGGCAACCTGTCGCGCTACTGCAGCCCCACCGAGCTGCGCAGCATGTTCGAGAAGTACGGCGAGGTGAGCGAGTGCGAGGTGGTGCGCAACTACGCCTTCGTGCACATGGAGAAGCTGAGCCAGGCCACGCGcgccatcaaggccctgcaccGCAGCAACGTGCACGGCGCGCACATCACGGTGGGCGTGGCCAACGCGCGCACGCGCAACACCACCAAGGTCTTCGTGGGCAACCTGGCCGAGCCGGTGTCGGGCGCGGCGGTCAAGGAGCTCTTCCAGCGCTTCGGCCGGGTGGTGGACCTGGACGTGGCGCGCACCTTCGCCTTCGTCTACATGGAGCAGGAGCGCCAGGCGCTGGCCGCCATCCAGGCGCTGGACGGCACCACCCTGCAGGGCCAGAACATGTTCGTGCAGCTCTCCCGCTCCAACCCCAGCCAGGAGACGTGGGGGCCGGGCCAGGAGGGCGGGGGCATGCCCTACCCTCCCTACCACCGCCCCGGGCCGCCGCAGCCCCACTACGCCGCCTACTACGACCAGCCGCCCGCCTACGACGCCTACCGCCCGATGCCCCGGGGCCGCCCCTTCGGGGGGCAGCCGCCCGTCTACATGGagcaccaccagcagcagcagcagccgcaccGCCGCCCCCCTCCGCCGGGCATGATGAGGCCCGGGCCGCCGCAGTATCTCCGGGCGCCGCCTTACGTCAACGGCTACGGTTCCAGGCTCCGAGGCTACTGA